From the genome of Sulfitobacter sp. DSM 110093, one region includes:
- a CDS encoding S-methyl-5'-thioadenosine phosphorylase: MTDTKIAVIGGSGIYDIDGLKDADWVTVETPWGAPSDQVLTGTLDGVAMVFLPRHGRGHVHTPTSVPYRANIDALKRLGCTDVISVSACGSFREEMAPGDFVVVDQFIDRTMAREKSFFGPGCVAHVSVAHPTCPRLSDACETAARDAGINVHRGGTYLAMEGPQFSTLAESKMYRESWGADVIGMTNMPEAKLAREAELCYASVAMITDYDSWHPDHGEVDVTQIIATLMGNADKGRSMVSRLPALLGADRAPCPHGCDRALEFAILTQPDARDPSLVAKLDAVAGRIL, encoded by the coding sequence ATGACAGATACAAAAATCGCCGTGATCGGCGGCTCAGGCATCTATGACATCGACGGCCTGAAGGATGCCGATTGGGTCACGGTGGAAACCCCATGGGGGGCGCCGTCGGATCAGGTGCTGACCGGGACTCTGGATGGGGTGGCCATGGTCTTTCTGCCGCGCCATGGGCGTGGTCATGTGCATACGCCAACCTCCGTGCCCTACCGCGCCAATATCGACGCGCTCAAGCGGCTGGGCTGTACCGATGTGATCAGCGTGTCGGCCTGCGGATCGTTCCGCGAGGAAATGGCACCGGGCGATTTTGTCGTCGTCGACCAGTTCATCGACCGGACCATGGCGCGAGAGAAAAGCTTTTTCGGCCCCGGATGCGTCGCGCATGTGAGTGTGGCCCACCCGACCTGCCCGCGCCTGAGCGACGCTTGCGAGACTGCCGCACGGGACGCGGGCATCAACGTACATCGCGGCGGCACTTATCTGGCGATGGAGGGGCCGCAGTTCTCGACACTGGCGGAATCAAAAATGTACCGCGAAAGCTGGGGCGCGGATGTGATCGGCATGACCAATATGCCGGAGGCGAAATTGGCCCGCGAGGCAGAGCTTTGCTATGCCTCTGTCGCGATGATCACAGACTATGACAGCTGGCATCCGGATCACGGTGAGGTGGACGTAACACAGATTATCGCCACTTTGATGGGCAATGCCGACAAGGGCCGCAGCATGGTATCACGTCTGCCTGCGCTGTTGGGGGCTGATCGCGCACCCTGCCCGCATGGTTGTGACCGGGCGCTGGAATTTGCGATCCTGACGCAGCCCGACGCGCGGGATCCGAGCTTGGTCGCGAAGTTAGATGCTGTGGCGGGCCGGATACTTTGA